The Candidatus Manganitrophaceae bacterium genome has a segment encoding these proteins:
- a CDS encoding carboxypeptidase M32 encodes MAHSHRPRIVFSEEIGYNGKKRLEGAAVKGVKDLKPLIEYLQDIQHLSSAISLLHWDQETYMPPGAGGARAEQLSALGGLAHDKSVGPEMQRILSQWVDLESGAIKGNEETWDEAARALLRESWRDYHKATKLPSEFVRRFGKAASISEQVWVEARKKSDFSRFAPHLKTMIALKKEEADYLGYQRSPYDALLDAYEPGMTVAQLVPLFASLRAKLVPLLEQIVHSPIQPNGDFLHRSYPPEKQLAFGQKVLEAMGYDFNCGRQDISAHPFTTSFHPTDVRITTRVDEGDLLSSLFSSIHEGGHALYDQGLNPDLYGTPLGEARSLGIHESQSRLWENGIGRSKALWRHFYPILQKTFPEGLEGVDLERFYAAINRVQPSLIRVEADELTYNLHIIIRFEIERALIEENLPVEALPALWNEKMRLYLGLTPPSDAQGVLQDIHWSGGAFGYFPTYTLGNLYAIQFLNQAKKEIPDLEGESARGNLLPLKQWLNEKIHRWGKQYASDELILRITGETLNPDYFVQYLKEKFTPIYRLA; translated from the coding sequence ATGGCCCATTCCCATCGCCCCCGCATTGTCTTCTCTGAAGAGATTGGCTACAATGGCAAAAAACGTTTGGAGGGGGCTGCCGTGAAGGGTGTGAAAGATCTCAAGCCGTTGATTGAATACCTTCAAGACATACAACATCTTTCGAGCGCGATCTCGCTGCTTCATTGGGATCAGGAGACCTATATGCCGCCGGGGGCGGGGGGGGCGCGGGCGGAGCAGTTGTCGGCGTTGGGGGGATTGGCGCACGACAAGAGCGTCGGGCCGGAGATGCAGCGGATCCTCTCCCAGTGGGTCGATCTGGAAAGCGGAGCGATTAAAGGGAATGAGGAGACGTGGGACGAGGCGGCGCGCGCCCTCCTGCGGGAGAGCTGGCGCGACTACCATAAGGCAACCAAGTTGCCGTCCGAGTTTGTTCGGCGGTTTGGAAAAGCGGCCTCGATTTCGGAGCAGGTTTGGGTTGAGGCGCGAAAAAAGAGCGACTTCTCTCGGTTCGCCCCGCATCTGAAGACGATGATCGCCCTGAAAAAAGAAGAAGCCGACTACCTCGGCTATCAACGCTCCCCGTATGATGCGCTGTTGGACGCTTACGAGCCGGGGATGACGGTGGCGCAGCTGGTCCCGCTCTTCGCGTCGCTTCGGGCGAAGTTGGTGCCGCTGCTGGAGCAGATCGTTCACTCCCCCATTCAGCCGAACGGTGATTTTTTGCATCGCTCCTATCCGCCGGAGAAGCAGCTGGCGTTCGGCCAGAAGGTGCTGGAGGCGATGGGCTATGATTTCAATTGCGGCCGTCAAGATATTTCAGCCCACCCTTTCACGACCTCGTTTCATCCGACCGACGTTCGAATTACCACCCGGGTGGATGAAGGTGATCTGCTCTCCTCCCTTTTCAGCTCGATTCATGAGGGAGGACATGCCCTTTATGACCAGGGACTGAACCCCGACCTCTATGGAACCCCGCTCGGTGAGGCGCGCTCGCTCGGTATCCATGAGAGCCAGTCCCGCCTTTGGGAAAATGGGATCGGCCGGTCAAAGGCCCTCTGGCGGCATTTTTATCCGATCCTCCAGAAGACCTTTCCGGAAGGGCTGGAGGGGGTCGATCTGGAGCGCTTCTACGCGGCGATCAATCGGGTGCAGCCGTCGCTGATCCGGGTGGAAGCCGACGAGCTGACCTACAACCTTCACATCATCATCCGCTTCGAAATCGAGCGTGCACTGATTGAGGAGAATCTTCCGGTGGAGGCGCTCCCCGCTCTTTGGAATGAAAAGATGCGCCTCTACCTCGGCCTGACCCCCCCTTCGGATGCGCAGGGGGTCTTGCAAGATATTCATTGGTCGGGAGGGGCATTCGGCTATTTTCCGACCTACACGCTCGGCAACCTCTATGCAATTCAATTTTTGAATCAGGCAAAGAAGGAGATCCCCGACCTGGAAGGGGAGAGTGCGCGAGGGAATCTGCTGCCTTTGAAGCAGTGGCTCAATGAAAAGATCCATCGCTGGGGCAAACAATATGCGAGCGATGAACTGATCCTTCGCATTACGGGAGAGACGCTGAACCCCGATTATTTCGTCCAATATCTGAAGGAGAAATTTACCCCGATTTATCGGCTGGCGTAA
- a CDS encoding MEDS domain-containing protein has translation MHYSKESHSSLVQAIKQAAPHDHLCLIYETLQEQLAAAVSFIRIGLERGEQCVYIVDENVAATVIDAMHQEGINVDAAIQSGALTIADKQVYLNKGYFDPDGMIAFLKGAVEAAERAGYTALRITGEMTWALGGDPGAERLMEYEAKLNRFFPSNNVVAICQYNRNRFQPELIQDVIRTHPKVISGGLVCQNQYYIPPDEFLTDRGAAQEVERLIRHIVERERDAVALSEGKAALALKKRQLEEETAERRRADARLHLYQRIIASASDAIAIIDAKGYYLEQNYAHRMLIGYSDEALQGKTPQIHLGEEPFRRIAEQLQKSGSYQGEHVSRTKSGKKIEIELTAFSMKDDAGDVVCHVGVKRDITERKRIERALRRSEQTLADFFENAAVGLHWIGPDGMILRANRAELDLLGYQREEYVGRHISEFHADVEVANDLLQRLSQGETLRHYEARFRCKDGSIKHLLIDSNVFWEDGKFVHVRCFTRDITEQRKGENRLRRQNRVLGRLARSRLSEGVDLKASFGEITRAAAHVLEVERASVWLYDDARSKIRCFDLYERSLSRHSEGMELPAERYPAYFEALELERIIPAHDAHADPRTEEFSESYLAPLGITSMLDAPIWLNGKMVGVVCHEQVGPARRWTSEEQHFSASIADVTALALETWERKQAEAALQKAHDALAGGMEQLRRQLDISQALHHFSSRFALGEKSDLFLTEVVRRIAELTKATRCGISLIDSNRKTIRPHAFYGFEEGVMQRLEAPLIEEEGDPIYRLLYRGEMLRLHPIWSDPGMERYRPFIERLGIESILAVPLQIRGIPLGVLWICDKEQQEPFTSEDIQLMQTIANQIALAIANQQYAGHLEQINEELQRKKIEAEEASRLKSHFLSNISHELRTPLNAIIGYTHLLMEEVYGTVREEQRLALRGVRRNAHDLTQLVNDVLDLAKIEAGKMSVTPSKVDLAVLIDEVVSGIYPLSEEKGLPISCGIASGLPSIESDVGKIKQILVNLLSNAVKFTSNGEITIRARMQADGTGVEIAVQDTGIGIRPEHLPRIFDTFHQVDGAATREFGGVGLGLAIVKELLSLLEGGIRVESDPGKGSTFTFTLPIRLSRK, from the coding sequence ATGCATTATTCCAAAGAGAGCCACTCCTCCCTCGTTCAGGCCATCAAACAGGCCGCGCCGCACGATCACCTCTGTCTGATCTATGAGACCCTTCAAGAGCAGCTCGCCGCCGCCGTCTCCTTTATCCGAATCGGGTTAGAGCGGGGGGAGCAGTGCGTTTATATTGTCGATGAGAATGTCGCGGCAACGGTGATCGACGCCATGCACCAGGAGGGGATCAATGTCGATGCCGCGATCCAATCGGGCGCCCTGACCATTGCCGACAAACAGGTCTACCTCAATAAGGGATATTTTGATCCGGATGGAATGATCGCTTTTTTAAAAGGGGCGGTCGAGGCGGCCGAACGGGCCGGGTATACGGCATTGAGGATCACGGGGGAGATGACCTGGGCATTGGGGGGGGACCCGGGAGCAGAACGGTTGATGGAGTATGAGGCAAAGCTGAATCGGTTTTTCCCCAGCAACAATGTCGTGGCCATTTGCCAGTACAATCGAAACCGGTTCCAGCCGGAGCTCATCCAGGATGTCATCCGGACCCATCCGAAGGTCATTTCCGGCGGGCTCGTCTGCCAGAATCAGTATTACATCCCACCCGATGAGTTTCTTACAGATCGGGGCGCCGCCCAGGAAGTGGAGCGGCTGATTCGTCATATCGTCGAGCGGGAGCGCGATGCGGTCGCACTGAGCGAGGGAAAAGCTGCGCTCGCGCTCAAGAAACGGCAGCTGGAGGAAGAGACCGCCGAGCGCCGGCGGGCCGATGCGCGGCTGCATCTCTATCAGCGGATCATCGCTTCCGCGAGCGATGCCATCGCGATCATTGATGCCAAAGGATACTATCTCGAGCAGAACTACGCCCATCGGATGCTGATCGGCTATTCCGATGAAGCGCTCCAGGGCAAAACGCCTCAAATCCATCTCGGAGAGGAACCCTTCCGACGGATTGCGGAGCAATTGCAGAAGAGCGGAAGCTACCAGGGCGAGCATGTCAGCCGGACCAAGTCGGGGAAGAAGATCGAGATCGAGCTCACCGCCTTCTCGATGAAAGACGACGCGGGCGACGTGGTCTGTCACGTCGGTGTGAAACGGGATATTACCGAGCGGAAGCGGATAGAGCGGGCGCTGCGTCGAAGCGAGCAGACGTTGGCCGACTTTTTCGAAAATGCGGCGGTCGGTCTGCATTGGATCGGGCCGGACGGGATGATCTTACGGGCCAATCGGGCGGAGCTCGATCTGCTCGGGTATCAACGCGAAGAGTATGTCGGCCGCCATATCTCCGAATTTCATGCCGATGTGGAGGTGGCCAACGATCTCCTGCAGCGGCTCTCGCAGGGGGAGACGCTTCGTCACTATGAAGCCCGGTTTCGGTGCAAAGACGGTTCGATTAAGCATCTGCTCATCGACTCCAACGTTTTTTGGGAAGACGGAAAGTTCGTCCATGTCCGCTGTTTTACACGCGATATCACGGAGCAGCGGAAGGGAGAAAACCGCTTGCGTCGCCAGAACCGGGTGTTGGGACGGCTCGCGAGAAGCCGGTTGTCCGAGGGGGTCGATCTGAAGGCTTCCTTCGGAGAAATCACGAGGGCGGCGGCGCATGTTTTAGAGGTCGAGCGTGCCAGCGTCTGGCTTTATGACGACGCGCGTTCTAAAATCCGCTGTTTCGACCTCTACGAACGAAGCCTTTCCCGCCATTCGGAAGGGATGGAGCTCCCTGCAGAACGATATCCGGCCTATTTTGAAGCGTTGGAATTGGAGCGGATCATCCCGGCGCACGATGCCCATGCCGATCCGCGCACGGAAGAGTTCTCGGAGTCTTACCTTGCCCCGCTCGGGATTACTTCAATGCTCGACGCCCCGATCTGGCTGAATGGAAAGATGGTCGGGGTCGTTTGCCATGAGCAGGTCGGCCCCGCCCGACGGTGGACCTCCGAGGAGCAGCACTTTTCAGCGTCGATTGCCGATGTCACCGCCCTCGCCCTGGAGACGTGGGAGCGGAAGCAGGCGGAAGCGGCCCTTCAAAAGGCGCACGATGCCTTGGCGGGCGGGATGGAGCAGCTTCGGCGGCAGCTCGATATCTCGCAGGCCCTCCACCACTTCTCCAGTCGATTTGCGTTGGGGGAGAAGAGCGATCTCTTCCTGACCGAGGTGGTGAGGCGGATCGCCGAACTGACGAAGGCAACCCGCTGTGGGATCTCATTGATCGATTCAAACCGGAAAACGATCCGTCCCCACGCGTTTTATGGCTTTGAGGAGGGGGTGATGCAGCGGCTCGAAGCGCCGCTCATCGAGGAGGAGGGGGATCCGATCTATCGCCTTCTCTACCGGGGGGAGATGCTGAGGCTTCATCCGATCTGGAGCGACCCCGGCATGGAACGGTATCGGCCCTTTATCGAGCGGCTCGGCATTGAATCGATTCTCGCCGTTCCGCTCCAAATCCGGGGCATTCCGCTCGGCGTCCTCTGGATTTGCGATAAGGAGCAGCAGGAGCCGTTTACCTCCGAGGACATTCAGCTGATGCAGACGATAGCCAATCAAATCGCCTTGGCGATTGCAAATCAGCAATATGCCGGCCATCTTGAGCAAATCAATGAGGAGCTGCAGCGCAAGAAGATCGAGGCGGAGGAGGCAAGCCGGCTCAAGTCGCACTTTCTTTCCAATATTTCCCACGAGCTTCGAACCCCGCTCAATGCGATCATCGGCTATACCCATCTTTTGATGGAAGAGGTCTACGGAACGGTCCGAGAAGAGCAGCGGCTTGCCCTCAGAGGGGTTCGACGCAATGCGCATGACCTGACCCAGCTGGTGAACGATGTGCTCGATCTGGCGAAGATTGAGGCGGGAAAGATGTCGGTGACCCCTTCGAAGGTCGATCTAGCCGTTTTAATTGACGAGGTGGTGAGCGGAATTTATCCCCTCTCCGAGGAAAAGGGGCTCCCGATCTCTTGCGGTATTGCTTCGGGGCTTCCCTCGATTGAAAGCGACGTCGGGAAGATTAAACAGATCTTGGTTAACCTTCTTTCGAATGCAGTGAAGTTTACCTCCAACGGGGAAATCACCATCCGAGCGAGGATGCAGGCAGACGGGACCGGAGTCGAGATTGCCGTTCAGGATACCGGAATCGGCATCCGTCCCGAACATTTGCCGCGGATCTTCGACACCTTCCATCAGGTGGACGGCGCCGCCACCCGGGAGTTCGGCGGGGTCGGTCTGGGGCTC